From Rhodamnia argentea isolate NSW1041297 chromosome 10, ASM2092103v1, whole genome shotgun sequence, a single genomic window includes:
- the LOC115753870 gene encoding ABC transporter C family member 10: MMGNLWDVFCGESDCTDADGGACAPKFLSFGHPSTCLDHILVICFSIVLLVLLLFSMIQKSSSKSVRAPSRYLRLSRLQIASAIVNGSVGVMYLGLGIWILEEKLRRMQTALPLNRWLVAVFQGFTWFLMGFIGSLRMRHLPRSPLRLLAVLAFFFAGVLCILSVFTAMTSKKVSLGMALDILSFFGASLLLFCAYKVYEDLDKNNATNGGDLYTPLTGEANGSGKADTVAPVTPFAKAGFFSRMSFWWLNSLMRRGREKTLEEEDIPKLWEADRAESCHASFLEQLNKQKIAEPSSQPSILWTIILCQWREIIISGFFALLKILTLSAGPLLLNAFIEVAEGKESFKHEGYVLAISLFFLKSLESLAQRQWYFRSRRIGLQVRSLLSAAIYRKQLRLSNAARLMHSGGEIMNYVSVDAYRIGEFPFWFHQTWTTSLQLCIALIILFRAVGSATIASLVVIIFTVLCNTPLAKLQHKFQTRLMTAQDERLKACTEALVNMKVLKLYAWEVHFKTVIESLRMVEYKWLSAVQLRKAYNSVLFWSSPVLVSAATFGACYFLNIPLHANNVFTFVATLRLVQDPIRTIPDVVGVVIQAKVAFTRVVKFLEAPELQNTNVRQKRNFQRVDHTIMIKLASFSWEGKPLNPTLRNIDLEVRPGEKVAICGEVGSGKSTLLAAILGEVPDTQGTIQVYGKIAYVSQNAWIQTGSIQENILFGSAMDSWRYQETLERCSLVKDLELLPYGDLTEIGERGVNLSGGQKQRIQLARALYQDADIYLLDDPFSAVDAHTATSLFNEYIVGALSGKTVLLVTHQVDFLPSFDCVLLMADGEILQAAPYHQLLASSQEFQGLVHAHKETAGSERLAEVTSSTKQGTSLQEIKNTYLGKQQKAPKGGQLIKQEEREIGDMGFKPYLQYLNQNKGYIYFAVACLSQVIFLACQISQNSWMAANVENPQVSTLRLIVVYLVIGFSSILVLLSRSLSVVVLGLQSSKSLFSQLLDSLFRAPMSFYDSTPLGRILSRVSSDLSIVDIDVPFSFVFAVGATLNAYSNLGVLAVVTWQVLFVSIPMIYFAIRLQRYYFSSAKELMRLNGTTKSYVANHLAESVAGAMSIRAFEEEERFFRKNLELIDENASPFFHSFAANEWLIQRLETLSATVLSSAALCVVLLPPGSFSPGFIGMALSYGLSLNTSLVFSIQNQCTLANHIISVERLNQYTHVPSEAPLLIEENRPPTNWPSVGKVEIVDLQIRYRPDTPLVLRGISCTFEGGHKIGIVGRTGSGKTTLIGALFRLVEPAGGKVLVDGIDITQVGLHDLRSRFGIIPQEPTLFNGTVRFNLDPLSQHTDQEIWEVLGKCQLREAVQEKQDGLDSMVVEDGSNWSMGQRQLFCLGRALLRRSRILVLDEATASIDNATDLILQRTIRTEFADCTVITVAHRIPTVMDCTEVLAISDGKLVEYDEPMKLMKREDSLFGQLVKEYWSHSQAVENH; the protein is encoded by the exons ATGATGGGCAATCTATGGGATGTGTTCTGCGGGGAATCTGACTGCACAGATGCAGACGGAGGAGCTTGCGCACCCAAGTTTTTGTCTTTTGGTCATCCTTCTACCTGTTTGGACCACATCCTCGTCATTTGCTTCTCCATCGTTCTATTAGTCTTGCTTTTGTTCAGTATGATACAGAAGTCATCATCGAAGTCAGTCCGCGCCCCGTCTCGGTATCTAAGGCTCTCACGATTGCAAATAGCTTCGGCCATAGTGAATGGTTCTGTCGGGGTAATGTACTTAGGTTTGGGCATTTGGATTTTGGAAGAGAAGCTGAGACGAATGCAGACTGCTTTACCCCTCAACCGGTGGTTAGTGGCCGTTTTTCAAGGTTTCACGTGGTTTTTAATGGGCTTCATTGGTAGTCTTCGGATGAGACATCTCCCAAGATCGCCATTGCGGCTATTGGCCGTTCTCGCCTTCTTTTTTGCAGGTGTACTCTGCATTTTATCCGTGTTCACCGCGATGACTAGCAAAAAAGTCTCTCTTGGGATGGCTTTGGACATCCTTTCATTCTTCGGGGCATCTCTTTTGTTATTTTGTGCTTATAAGGTATATGAAGATCTCGATAAGAACAATGCTACAAATGGAGGCGATCTATATACTCCGCTGACCGGAGAGGCCAACGGTAGTGGAAAAGCCGATACAGTTGCTCCGGTTACTCCATTTGCCAAAGCTGGATTCTTCAGCAGAATGTCATTTTGGTGGTTGAACTCTCTGatgagaagagggagagagaaaactcTCGAGGAAGAAGATATACCAAAGTTGTGGGAGGCCGATAGAGCAGAAAGTTGTCATGCGTCATTCTTGGAGCAACTGAACAAACAAAAGATAGCAGAACCGTCATCACAACCATCTATTTTGTGGACCATAATTTTATGCCAGTGGAGAGAGATCATCATATCTGGGTTCTTTGCACTTCTGAAAATTCTCACTCTTTCTGCTGGTCCTCTGCTTCTCAATGCTTTCATTGAGGTTGCCGAGGGAAAAGAAAGCTTTAAGCATGAAGGTTATGTGTTGgcgatctctcttttttttttaaagtctttgGAATCTTTAGCTCAAAGGCAATGGTACTTCAGGAGCAGACGTATTGGTCTGCAAGTGAGGTCCTTGCTATCAGCAGCCATTTATAGGAAGCAGTTGAGATTGTCCAATGCTGCTCGGCTGATGCATTCGGGAGGTGAGATTATGAATTATGTGAGTGTTGATGCTTATAGAATCGGAGAATTTCCCTTTTGGTTTCATCAGACATGGACAACAAGCCTCCAGCTCTGCATCGCACTCATAATTCTATTTCGTGCTGTGGGGTCGGCGACAATTGCATCTTTGGTAGTTATCATTTTTACGGTGCTTTGTAATACACCGCTTGCAAAGTTGCAGCATAAGTTCCAGACGAGACTTATGACCGCACAAGATGAGAGGCTGAAGGCGTGCACTGAGGCTCTTGTGAACATGAAAGTTCTGAAATTATATGCTTGGGAAGTTCATTTTAAAACTGTCATCGAAAGCTTGAGGATGGTGGAATACAAATGGTTATCAGCTGTGCAGCTACGGAAGGCATATAATAGTGTTCTTTTCTGGTCCTCGCCTGTTTTGGTTTCAGCTGCCACATTCGGGGCATGCTATTTCCTAAACATTCCTCTGCACGCTAATAACGTCTTCACATTCGTGGCTACTTTGCGTCTTGTTCAGGACCCAATCCGAACTATTCCTGATGTGGTCGGAGTGGTAATTCAAGCAAAGGTCGCATTTACACGGGTCGTGAAGTTTCTTGAGGCTCCGGAGCTGCAGAATACAAATGTTAGGCAGAAGAGAAACTTTCAGAGAGTAGACCACACAATTATGATAAAGTTGGCAAGTTTCTCATGGGAAGGGAAACCACTGAATCCAACTCTTAGGAACATTGACCTTGAGGTCAGGCCTGGTGAAAAAGTTGCTATATGTGGAGAAGTCGGTTCAGGAAAATCAACCCTTTTGGCAGCAATTCTAGGAGAAGTTCCAGATACTCAAGGAACC ATTCAAGTGTATGGGAAGATCGCCTATGTTTCTCAGAATGCATGGATCCAGACCGGGAGCATACAAGAAAACATTTTATTTGGTTCTGCAATGGATAGTTGGCGTTACCAAGAGACGCTTGAGAGATGTTCATTGGTGAAAGATCTAGAGTTGCTTCCCTATGGTGACCTCACTGAAATTGGCGAAAGAGGAGTTAATCTCAGTGGCGGCCAGAAGCAGCGGATTCAACTTGCTCGTGCTCTCTACCAGGACGCTGATATATACCTGTTAGATGACCCTTTCAGTGCTGTAGATGCACATACTGCTACCAGCCTATTTAAT gaatACATTGTGGGAGCACTTTCTGGGAAGACGGTCCTACTAGTGACTCATCAAGTCGATTTCCTTCCCTCATTTGATTGTGTCCTG TTGATGGCAGATGGAGAAATCCTGCAAGCAGCTCCTTACCATCAGTTACTCGCCTCTAGCCAAGAGTTTCAAGGCCTTGTCCATGCGCACAAAGAGACTGCTGGATCTGAAAGACTCGCGGAGGTTACTTCTTCCACAAAACAGGGAACATCCTTGCAAGAGATTAAGAATACATACTTAGGGAAACAACAGAAAGCGCCAAAAGGCGGTCAACTGATCAAACAAGAGGAAAGGGAGATTGGAGACATGGGGTTTAAACCTTACCTACAATATCTGAACCAGAATAAAGGCTATATATACTTTGCTGTGGCCTGTCTTTCTCAAGTTATATTTCTAGCTTGTCAAATATCTCAAAACTCGTGGATGGCAGCGAATGTCGAGAATCCTCAAGTTAGCACATTGCGTTTGATTGTGGTTTACTTGGTCATTGGGTTTTCCTCCATTCTTGTTTTGCTGTCTAGATCGCTCTCTGTCGTTGTTCTTGGCCTTCAGTCGTCaaaatctctcttttctcaGCTGCTAGACTCCCTCTTCCGCGCTCCAATGTCTTTCTATGACTCAACACCCCTGGGGAGGATACTTAGTAGG GTCTCCTCTGATCTCAGCATTGTGGATATCGACGTCCCGTTCAGTTTCGTTTTTGCTGTGGGAGCAACACTCAATGCGTATTCTAATCTTGGAGTATTGGCTGTTGTTACATGGCAAGTACTTTTCGTGTCGATACCGATGATATATTTTGCAATTCGGTTACAG AGATACTATTTTTCATCTGCAAAGGAGTTGATGCGACTCAATGGCACGACCAAGTCTTATGTTGCAAATCATCTTGCTGAGTCAGTGGCAGGGGCAATGTCCATAAGAGCTTTTGAAGAGGAGGAAAGGTTCTTTAGGAAGAACCTGGAACTCATTGATGAGAATGCTAGTCCCTTTTTCCACAGTTTTGCAGCCAATGAATGGTTGATACAGCGTCTAGAAACACTTAGTGCTACTGTTCTGTCCTCCGCGGCACTCTGCGTGGTTTTGCTTCCTCCAGGATCCTTCAGCCCTG GTTTCATCGGAATGGCATTATCTTATGGTCTTTCCCTGAATACGTCTCTCGTCTTCTCGATTCAAAACCAGTGCACTCTGGCGAATCATATAATATCTGTGGAGAGGCTTAACCAGTACACGCACGTACCAAGCGAAGCCCCTCTCCTGATTGAAGAAAACCGACCTCCTACCAACTGGCCGTCTGTAGGGAAAGTCGAGATTGTCGATCTGCAG ATAAGGTATAGGCCCGATACACCCCTTGTTCTTCGAGGGATCAGTTGCACTTTTGAAGGAGGACATAAGATAGGCATCGTTGGTCGAACTGGCAGCGGGAAGACGACCTTGATTGGTGCTCTATTCCGTCTAGTGGAGCCTGCAGGAGGGAAAGTTCTTGTAGATGGCATCGATATCACTCAGGTCGGACTTCATGATCTCCGGTCGCGGTTCGGGATTATACCTCAAGAGCCCACTCTTTTCAACGGGACAGTGAGATTTAACTTGGACCCCTTGTCTCAACACACTGACCAAGAAATTTGGGAG GTTCTTGGGAAATGTCAGCTTCGAGAGGCAGTTCAGGAGAAACAAGATGGACTGGACTCCATGG TTGTGGAAGATGGGTCGAATTGGAGCATGGGGCAACGGCAATTGTTCTGCTTGGGCCGTGCGCTTCTGAGAAGAAGCCGGATACTGGTGCTCGACGAAGCAACCGCATCGATAGACAATGCGACCGACTTGATTCTACAGAGAACCATTCGCACCGAATTCGCTGATTGCACCGTGATCACCGTGGCTCACAGAATACCGACGGTAATGGACTGCACAGAGGTCCTTGCCATTAGTGATG GTAAGCTCGTGGAGTACGACGAGCCGATGAAGCTGATGAAAAGAGAGGACTCGTTGTTCGGGCAGCTAGTTAAGGAATACTGGTCGCACTCGCAAGCTGTGGAGAACCATTGA